In Streptomyces camelliae, the sequence CCGCCGGGTAGTCGTCCGTGGCGAAGTCGATGCGCGGGGTGAAGCCCGCCCCCTCGCACACCTCCACCAGCTGCCCCCGGCAGCGCGGGCAGCCCGCGATCCAGGGCTCGTGAGCCAGCTCGCCGATGGCGACGCTCTCCGCGCGCGCGAGGTGGTGACGCTCGGGCACGAGGGCCACCAGGCGGTCCATCAGCAGGGGCCGTACGACCAGGTCGTCCCAGTCCTCGGCGGCCGCCGCCCCGGCGTAGCGGAAGGCCAGGGCCAGGTCGCAGTCGCCCTCGCGCAGCAGCTCGACGGACTTCGGGGGCTCGGCCTCCTCCAGGGAGACACGGGTGCCGGGGTGGGCGGCGCGCAGGGCGGCCAGGGCGGTGGGGACCAGGGTGGAGCTGCCGCTGGGGAACGACACCAGCCGGACCCGGCCGGCGCGCAGGCCCGCGATGGCGGCGACCTCCTCCTCGGCGGCGGTGAGCCCGGCGAGGATGCCGGAGGCGTGCCGGACCAGGGCCTCACCCGCCTGGGTCAGGCGCATCTCGCGGCCGGAGCGGACCAGCAGCGGGGTGCCGACCGAGGTCTCCAGGGCCTTCATCTGCTGGCTGACGGCGGGCTGGGTGCAGCCCAGTTCGCGCCCCGCCGCCGAGAAGGAGCCGGTGGCGGCGACGGCGCGCAGGACACGGAGATGGCGGGCCTCGATCACCCTTCGAGCATAAGCCCCGCTTAGGGGTCGCGGCGGATAATCGCTCGACGCTTTGAGACCGGTCGCATACCGTTCGTCCATGAAGGTTCTCTCGGTCAATCTGGGCCGCCCGCAGCCGGTGTCGTACACGGACCAGGCGGAGGGTGTGACGGGCATCGACAAGAAGCCGGTCGACGGACCGGTGCGGGTGACGGCGCCCGGCCCCAAGGGGACCGGGGCCGGCGGGCTCGCCGGGGACGCGGTGTGCGACCTGCGTCATCACGGCGGGGACGACCAGGCGGTGTACGCCTACGCGCGCGAGGACCTGGACGACTGGGAGCGCGAGCTCGGCAGATCGTTGGCCAATGGTTCCTTCGGGGAGAACCTGACGACGCAGGGGCTGGACGTCTCCGGGGCGCTGATCGGCGAGCGCTGGCGAGTGGGTGCCGA encodes:
- a CDS encoding LysR family transcriptional regulator, producing MIEARHLRVLRAVAATGSFSAAGRELGCTQPAVSQQMKALETSVGTPLLVRSGREMRLTQAGEALVRHASGILAGLTAAEEEVAAIAGLRAGRVRLVSFPSGSSTLVPTALAALRAAHPGTRVSLEEAEPPKSVELLREGDCDLALAFRYAGAAAAEDWDDLVVRPLLMDRLVALVPERHHLARAESVAIGELAHEPWIAGCPRCRGQLVEVCEGAGFTPRIDFATDDYPAVVGLVGAGLGVAVLPQLAVESVRPRGVRTVRLEPAVRREIVALTLPDLAQVPAVAATLEQLARAAGRPQGHQSPATRA
- a CDS encoding MOSC domain-containing protein, producing MKVLSVNLGRPQPVSYTDQAEGVTGIDKKPVDGPVRVTAPGPKGTGAGGLAGDAVCDLRHHGGDDQAVYAYAREDLDDWERELGRSLANGSFGENLTTQGLDVSGALIGERWRVGAELVLEVTAGRIPCRTFQGHLGERGWVKRFTRKAATGAYLRVIEPGEIRSGDPVEIVHRPEHGVTAAMQFRAVTTERELLPRVLVAGAALHPETLEQALKYVAAQRG